In Drosophila pseudoobscura strain MV-25-SWS-2005 chromosome 4, UCI_Dpse_MV25, whole genome shotgun sequence, the following proteins share a genomic window:
- the LOC4816726 gene encoding TATA box-binding protein-like protein 2 produces MSTNKETPTDDDVVNIFSNLSVLPDIERHLQLLYRPFTCFVNTKCVYDLHALFEVLGNSRYEPDKHSALFVQRVYPVCNLTIYANGNIFCKAYSRDGARDGLSKFEEILELLGYTPAFYNFQYNVVNATFCVPFPLDLEWLKLESYANIISDKSQPFLFHIMPKTGIKFAIFPTGFVYVLGCRQPNETNDAIAFIMPILYRFKAETKRSQQDLSLSLGDISSSLHWEGEFQKEQDFAMTW; encoded by the exons ATGTCCACCAACAAGGAGACTCCGACGGACGACGATGTGGTGAACATATTTAGCAACCTGTCGGTGCTGCCGGATATCGAAAGACATCTCCAGCTGCTGTATCG ACCCTTCACGTGCTTTGTGAACACGAAGTGCGTGTACGACCTCCACGCACTGTTCGAAGTGCTTGGGAACTCTCGGTACGAGCCGGATAAGCACTCGGCCCTGTTCGTCCAACGGGTCTATCCGGTGTGCAACCTGACGATCTACGCCAATGGGAACATCTTCTGCAAGGCCTACAGCCGCGATGGTGCACGAGATGGCCTTTCGAAGTTCGAGGAAATTCTGGAGTTGCTGGGCTACACTCCGGCGTTTTACAATTTCCAGTACAACGTGGTGAACGCCACATTCTGTGTGCCCTTTCCACTGGATCTGGAGTGGCTGAAGTTGGAGTCCTATGCCAACATCATATCCGACAAGAGCCAGCCGTTCCTCTTCCACATAATGCCCAAGACCGGAATCAAGTTCGCCATCTTCCCCACGGGCTTTGTGTACGTCCTGGGCTGCCGGCAGCCCAACGAAACCAATGATGCCATAGCCTTCATCATGCCCATTCTGTATCGCTTCAAGGCGGAGACTAAGCGGTCCCAGCAGGACCTGTCGCTGAGCCTCGGCGACATCAGTTCCAGCCTCCACTGGGAGGGAGAGTTCCAAAAGGAGCAGGATTTCGCAATGACGTGGTAG